One Lucilia cuprina isolate Lc7/37 chromosome 4, ASM2204524v1, whole genome shotgun sequence DNA segment encodes these proteins:
- the LOC111682848 gene encoding alcohol dehydrogenase-like, with protein sequence MDLSGKNVVFVAGLGGIGFEACKILMTKNLAYLVVLDVIENQKAIQTLEAINPQTKVIYMKFDVTDKTCIKNTFKQIVSVIKFIDVLINGAGVILDRNIELAVNINLIGLINTTMEALPYMDKMQKGRGGVLMNIASVVGLEPSPAVAIYSATKFGVVGFTRSLSDPYYYNRTGVAVTSICPGVTTSPMSTNPKISDTFDYSKPLTEKFFSAPSQPASVCAEHLVKIIEMAENGSMWISSLGEMTKVEHKVHWTP encoded by the exons atgGATCTTAGTGGTAAAAACGTAGTTTTCGTTGCCGGTTTAGGCGGTATTGGTTTTGAAGCGTGTAAAATATTAATGACAAAAAATTTAGCA TACTTAGTCGTTTTAGATGTAATAGAAAATCAAAAAGCGATACAAACCCTTGAGGCGATCAATCCCCAAACAAAagttatatatatgaaattcgATGTTACTGACAAGACAtgcattaaaaatacttttaaacaaattgttagcGTAATAAAGTTCATTGATGTTTTGATTAACGGTGCCGGTGTTATTTTAGATCGAAATATTGAACTAGctgtaaatattaatttgattGGTCTTATAAACACCACCATGGAAGCGCTTCCTTACATGGATAAGATGCAAAAAGGGCGTGGTGGCGTTCTAATGAACATAGCATCAGTAGTTGGTTTAGAACCCAGTCCAGCCGTCGCCATATACAGTGCAACGAAATTTGGCGTTGTCGGTTTCACACGCTCGTTATCG GATCCATATTATTACAATCGTACTGGTGTTGCAGTTACATCAATTTGTCCTGGAGTAACCACAAGTCCCATGAGTACCAATCCAAAAATTAGTGATACATTTGATTACTCTAAACCCTTAACTGAAAAGTTTTTCTCTGCACCAAGTCAACCGGCATCGGTATGTGCCGAACATTTGGTAAAAATAATTGAGATGGCAGAAAATGGATCAATGTGGATTAGTAGTTTAGGGGAAATGACAAAAGTAGAACACAAAGTTCACTGGACACCCTAA
- the LOC111682853 gene encoding alcohol dehydrogenase-like, whose translation MDLTDKNVVFVAGLGGIGFEACKLLMTRNLAHLIILDKIENSMALTTLEMINRKTKVTYQKFDVTNKMCIKSTFNEIMNIIGCIDVLINGAGVIADRNIELTINVNLIGLINTTMEALPYMDKTQKGRGGLIVNIASLLGLDPCPPIAIYSASKFAVVGFTRCLADSYYYNLSGVAVTAICPGLTDSPMTTVSKISDTFDYSKPLTDKIFCAPSQTATTCAKHLLNIIERCENGSLWISNRGSMTKVEHQLYWQP comes from the exons ATGGATCTAACAGATAAAAACGTAGTTTTTGTTGCCGGTTTAGGCGGTATCGGATTTGAAGCGTGCAAACTATTAATGACTAGAAATTTAGCA CATTTGATAATATTggacaaaattgaaaattcaatgGCTCTAACAACTCTAGAGATGATTAATCGAAAAACAAAGGTTACCTACCAAAAGTTTGATGTCACAAATAAAATGTGCATAAAAAGTACATTCAATGAGATTATGAATATTATTGGCTGCATTGATGTGTTGATAAATGGTGCGGGTGTAATAGCTGATCGGAATATTGAGCTCACTATCAATGTAAATTTAATAGGTCTTATTAATACCACCATGGAAGCTCTTCCGTACATGGATAAAACACAAAAGGGTAGAGGTGGGCTTATAGTAAATATTGCATCACTTTTAGGCTTAGATCCATGTCCACCAATAGCCATTTATAGTGCTTCAAAATTTGCAGTTGTAGGATTTACTCGTTGTTTGGCG GACTCGTATTATTACAATCTTAGTGGAGTTGCGGTAACTGCAATTTGTCCTGGACTTACAGATAGTCCAATGACTACCGTTTCTAAAATTAGTGATACGTTCGATTATTCCAAGCCATTAacagataaaatattttgtgcgCCAAGTCAAACAGCCACCACATGTGCcaaacatttgttaaatatcATTGAGAGGTGTGAAAATGGTTCGTTGTGGATTAGTAATAGAGGTTCAATGACAAAAGTTGAACACCAACTTTATTGGCAACCTTGA
- the LOC111682846 gene encoding alcohol dehydrogenase-like has product MDLSGKNVVFVAGLGGIGFEACKQLMTRNVAYLAVLDVMENAKAVQFLQAMNPKTKVIYMKFDVTDKTSIKNTFNQLVSVMKYIDVLVNGAGVIADRNIELTINVNLIGLINTTMEALPYMDKTQKGRGGVILNIASVLGLEPCSPIAVYSASKFGVVGFTRSLSDPYYYNRSGVVITALCPGLTESPMTANPKISDTFEYSKPLTDQIFSAPRQPAAKAGEHLVKIIEMAQNGTMWISDKMTMTKVEPKLFWQP; this is encoded by the exons ATGGATCTTTCTGGTAAAAATGTAGTTTTCGTAGCCGGTTTAGGTGGAATCGGGTTTGAGGCTTGTAAACAACTTATGACCAGAAATGTTGCT TATTTAGCCGTATTGGATGTGATGGAAAATGCTAAAGCTGTTCAATTCCTGCAAGCTATGAATCctaaaacaaaagttatttatatgaaatttgatGTCACTGACAAAACATCgattaaaaacacatttaaccAACTCGTCAGCGTTATGAAGTACATTGATGTGTTGGTAAACGGTGCTGGAGTCATTGCGGACCGTAATATTGAACTCACCATCAATGTTAATTTGATTGGTCTTATTAACACTACCATGGAAGCACTTCCCTACATGGACAAAACCCAAAAAGGTCGTGGcggtgttattttaaatatagctTCGGTATTAGGTTTGGAGCCATGTTCGCCAATTGCCGTCTACAGTGCATCTAAGTTTGGTGTTGTTGGATTTACACGTTCACTATCG GATCCTTATTATTATAACCGTTCTGGAGTTGTAATTACTGCACTTTGTCCTGGTCTTACTGAAAGTCCAATGACTGCTAACCCTAAAATTAGTGATACATTTGAATATTCAAAACCTTTAACTGACCAAATATTTTCTGCTCCACGTCAACCTGCTGCCAAGGCTGGAGAACATCTGGTAAAAATTATTGAGATGGCTCAAAACGGAACAATGTGGATAAGTGATAAAATGACAATGACAAAGGTTGAGCCAAAACTTTTCTGGCAgccttaa